The window GGTGCCGCTTCTCATGACGCCGCAACCTGAGGGCGGCTACACGGTGACGTCCCCCTTGCTGCCGGAGTTGATCACCGAGGGCGGTTCCATTCGCGATGCGATGGAGAACGTGACCGACGCCCTGGCCGCGGTGGTCGAACTCTACGAAGAACTCG of the Spirochaetaceae bacterium genome contains:
- a CDS encoding type II toxin-antitoxin system HicB family antitoxin, whose amino-acid sequence is MTAAMGAMEPKEAPVGYKVPLLMTPQPEGGYTVTSPLLPELITEGGSIRDAMENVTDALAAVVELYEELGRPLPQGTQIAVTSDPVWFETVISTA